AAACACTGCTGCTCactgccaggctgctgctggtgctccaGGTTTCTCTGATGGGTGGGAACCCCTCGCAAGGGGTcagccccagctgccagggACAACTCCCTGGTGTGGGGACCAAACACAGGTGACTGCTGAATGGGGGGAACAGGCAGATCTGGGTGAAGATTCACCCAGAGTGATGGTGCCACCCGCCCAGAGTCGCTCTGGCACTGCCACGTGCATCCACCCTGATAAACCCACATCACcatctgctgctggagccagaggtctctctgtgtctctccaTCCCCACCTGGGTAGGACCATGGACAGCCAGGTGTCCTGGAGCAGGCTTGCAGCAGCACCTTTGCTATGACCCAGCTGTGGGAAGTGTCAATAAAACCTTCCCTAATGTGCCTGGCTGAGtgtgttttttcctccatgGCTTGCCATTCTGCAGGAGGAGCCCACGTGTGGCTGGCTGGATGTGGTGTTCACATGTGTATGCGTTTGTACACAACTTCCGGACATCTATATGGCATCAGAATGTCCGCAAACCCTGTTTGGCCCAACTGTGCTCAGCACCAGTGAGCACTGTTTCCAATCCTGGCTTTGCCCACTTGGTTACAACCTCCAGCTGCACTGACTGCAGGAAGGGGATGGTTCCCAAAAGCATGCACGCAGCCCTCACTTAGGGAGGATCAAGCCTCTTCTCCAAGTAGGTGTCCTGATACTCCCTTTCCCATCCAGGTGGATAGGATTCAGTTGCAGAGGGCCACAGACCATGCAGCAAACCTCCTAGATATgtctctggtgcctgggacatCCCCAGGAACCAGCCTCACCAGGGACATGGCAGGGCAAGCACTGGCTTCCCAGAGTAAGATCAAAGGAGCTCATGGCTGTGGAGGTTACAGAGCCCACTAAAAGCCATTGGAGATTCCTCCTGGTGGCACACATTTTACTGTGGAAATAGACAATGTCTTCCCATGAGCGTCCTGTGATCCACCTCTGCAAGACATCAGCAGAAAGCAGGAGGGAAATGTTTCTACCACAGGGTGGAaccatttcatagaatcatcatagaatagtttaggttggaagaaaccttcacagctcatccagtgccacccctgccatgagcagggacatcttcaccagctcaggttgctcagagccccgtccagcctggcctgggatgtctccaggggtggttcatccaccacctgtCTGGGAACCTGgaccaggctctcaccaccctcagggccaacaatttcaaCAATTCAACAGTTTCAACAATTTCAACAATTTCAAcaatgtccagcctgaatctccctcctttagtttaaaaccatcaccccttgtcctattgcaacagcccctgctcaaaagtctgtccccatcttttttcttggcttcttttaagcactgaaaggccacactaaggtctccctggagcttctcttctccatctgaacaccccaactctctcacctgtccccagcagagctgttccagcctcgggtcattcctggggctcctctggcccctctccagcagctccatgtgtgtctgtgctgaggacccagagctggaccagcactgcagggggtctcaccagagcggggcagaggggcaggatctccccaaacctgctgcccacggggcTGGTGACACAGCCCAGGGCACCATTGGCTTCTGGGGTCCAAATGCACATGGCTGGGTTGTGTCCAGTCTTTCAGCCTCCAgcatccccaagtccttcttcacagggctgctctccattccttcatccccagcctgtgctggtaCTGGGGGCTGCCCCGaaccaggtgcaggaccttgcatttggccttgttgaactttatGAGCTTCACACTTCCCATCCACAACATTTTGGAGAGCTTGGGGGACAGACTTAAGGTGATGGATGCTGAGACCCTGTAGCATCCTCTGGGCCTGCTGGTGcctcctggcagagctgggtaTGTACAGAGCAGCCTAAAGGGTGTTAGCTAAGGGCATACACATTTCTGCAGTCCTGAGGGGTTACCCCAAACTCGACTAGAACTCATGGCAGTGTTCCCCAAAGCAAGCACACCAAAGCAAGGCCCAGGGACcctgcagggcagagcagatacccccctgctccctggcaccAGAGCTGTGTGTCTGAGGGGCCTCAAATTGTCATTTGGGGACAGAATAtcttgctgagctgacagcattTGTGAGGGATATGAAAGTGCTGCTGAAGAAAGAGCAGGAGCTTAAGATAAAAAAGGGATGTGGCCCGGATCCTTTCACAACAGCCCTAGCAGCAAACATCTGCTTCCCGTCGTGGTCATTTCACGGCACGACACTGGTGTGTCCTGCTCCATCTCCGGGTTCGTGCAACGAGGTGTTTAAGGTAAGGTAAAACAAGGCTgagccccagctctcccctgcaggcaggagcacgCGGGGAACACGGCAGCACCAGGGTGCTGGTCACCCCCTGCATCAACAGCACTTTGCTGTGTCAGAAGAGGaagggtgctgctgggctgggggtgctggagATCCCTGGTAGGACCCCAGGGGCTGATCAGTATTAGTCTGAAGGGTGTCCTGGAGATGCTCTCTTGCTCGAGATGCTTTGTCATCTGCCTGGGCCTGGGCTGGGAAACTGCAGGTTGGTCCTTGTGCTTCCACATCTGAAATGGAGCTGTTGTGGCTGGAGGATCCAACTTACTGGCCTCTTTTCCTGCTGACAAGAGAGTTTCAGCACTGGGAGAGTCCACCTTAGTCCAGAGAGTGTGATTGGGGTGACTTGATGTCCTGATACAGTCCCCAAATTCCCAGTGTGTACCCTGCATGCACCTGCACCAGGAGCTGAGGGAAGGAGCTGAGCTGTGGGATGCAGGGAGGGCAGAAGGAAGATGGGACCCCAGGGACTGGAAGCCCAGACCACCATCCCAGTATGGCTGGTTAGATACAGAAATGCTTCTGGGATGAAGCAGGCATGTGGCGGTCCACAGTGGGAACCTGCAGGAGTTAGGAGAGTGGGTTTGGAGACTTCTTTGCTATCTGCAAGGACTAAAGCTGTTTCTTGCGTATGCTGGTGGAAAGCAGATGATGGAACTCTCTGGCCTGCATAAGGATTTTACCCTACAGTTGTGGTCCTAAGATGGGACGGAGGACTTCTCCTCTGAGGGAGCAGTGGGGACTCAGGACAGCAGGGACTTCCAGCACGTGTCTGTGGCAGCGTGGCCAGGCTGGACACCAGACCTTGGGGACAGGATAACTTGTCCCTACATGTTCAGGTGGCTGAAGCTCTGGGCACTTGTAAACTGGTAAATTAAGAGTGGGAAGAGACCGACAAGCCCTTCCATGCACAAAGGGGCTGGTGCCTCCAAGGCCATCAGGTGGACAGATTTGGCTCTGCAGCAAGATGTTTTCCCTCCCTCGTGGTATTACCCAGAAGTGCATTTAATCCTCATCTTCTAGAACAGCACAGTgccttccccatccctccaACTGACCAAGCCAAGCCCCTCGACATCCTTCTATGCTCCAACAGATGCAGACCTTGTGGGTGGTGCTGATCTGCCTGGCTGGAGGGCAGCTTGCCAGCGCCAAACTCTGCGAGACCTACGGCTACATCCCAGGCATCCCAGGGATACCAGGACAGCCGGGCAAGAATGGCAGAGATGGGGACAATGGCCTAAAGGGTGAGCGAGGTAAGGAGGATGCTTCAGGTGGGGAAAACATTGTCTTGTGAATACCAAGAGCAGGAACATGATAGAATCATTGaccagtttgggttgaagggaccttcccagctcccccagttccccccctgccatgagcagggacatcttcaccagctcaggttgctcagagccccgtccagcctggcctgggatgtctccagggatggttcatccaccacctgtCTGGGAACCTGgaccaggctctcaccaccctcagggcaacaatttcttcctgatgtgacctgaatctcctctcctttagtttaaaacaattacATCTTGTACTATTGCAACAGATCCtactcaaaagtctgtccccaattttcttttaagcacagaaaggccacactaaggtctccccggagcttctcttctccagctgaatagcccaactctctcacctgtccccaccagagttgttccagcctcgggtcattactgtggctcctctggcccctctccagcagctccatgtgtgtcctgtgctgaggacccagagctggaccagcactgcaggggttctcaccagagtggagcagaggggcagaatcccccccaaacctgctgcccacggggcTGGTGACACAGCCCAGGGCACCATTGGCTTCTGGGTTACTAGTGCACATGGTGGCTCATGGACAATCTTTCATCCCCCAGCACTCCCAAGTCCTtccccacagggctgctccacatccctccatccccagcctggattgACACCCAGGGTTGCCCCAGCCCGTGTGCAGGACCAGACGCATGGTCTTGGGAAAGCAATCCATTTTCCACCCGTCCCTTTGGGGTGTTATCAGGTGGGGGTGACGCTCGGAAACAGGAGAGGctggacagactggagaatCCCAAGGAACCTGGGGACAGAAGGTGCATGATGGCAAGGGGTGTCACACCTGCCGAATGTGTGGGCGTCTCTGCCAACCTACACCCCGGCATAGATGTTGGTGGTTTCCTTCCCAGTGCCCCATCTGCAGACACGTGGTGCATGGCTGCGACCACAAttattcttcctcctttttacTAGGTCCCCCTGGTCAGGTGGAGCATGAAGAAGACATAGGGGAGAACGGAgacccaggagttccagggTACCCTGGGAAGATTGGCCCCAGGGGCCCCCCAGGTTTCAGGGGGCCACCAGGTGTCATGGGACCCCCTGGCCCTCCAGGGGACTCTGGTGACTACGAGTCCACTTTCAAGTCCGCCTTCTCGGCTGCCAGGACCATCAGCTCCTACCCACGCCGGGACCAGCCGGTCCGCTTTGATCGCATCATCACCAATGAGAAGGGCCACTATGAGAACCGGTATGGCCGCTTCATCTGCCAGGTCCCGGGCATCTACTACTTCACCTACCATGTCACCTCCAGGGCCAACCTGTGCCTCAGTGTGAAAAAGGGCCAGAGTAGAACCAGGGCCGAGAAGGTGGTGACCTTCTGTGACTACGTGCAGAGCAGCTACCAGGTCACCACCGGTGGCGTGGTCCTCAAGATGGCAGTGAATGAGTCTGTCTGGTTGGAGCCGACAGAGAAGAACTCCCTCATGGGGATCGAAGGCTCTGACAGCATCTTCTCTGGCTTCCTGATCTTCCCCGGGGCTTAGTCCACCAGCAGTGTCCCTCTGCCCTCCCTTCTGCTGGCTGGCCCTGCATGGCCGAGGACTCCCCAGGAGATCACTCTGCTCCAGATTCAGTGCCCTAAGCCTGTTGCTGCTGGTCTTGTACATTAAATGACAGGTTCTTGTGCAACTGATCCTTCCTACATaggatttttctccttctccccatATGATGCTCAGACACCCGGGGCACTGCCTCCTGAACCTCTGGATACATCCTGGGCTCATGAGTATCTTATTATTGCTGATCAGATCCAGACGATTcatgcagctcctgctgcagcccacACTGAGTATCTGCTTCCAGAACCACTCAGAGAAAATGTCAGCCCAGGGTTAGGAAAACATGGAGAGGAAGCCTGGTCTTTATGGGGACACATGATGTAGCAGGAAAATTGGGATCACCGTCTACTGGTGCCGGAGATGGTGCTGAACTGGAGAGTCCTGAGGCTGGTAGGACCTGGGGACACCAAACTCTCTATACGCCTTTTTGGGGGGAGAGTGGTGGTGACAATGATAGCCACAGAAGCTTGTCAAAGcttgtgacaaggtgacccacgtGTATGTGGGGAAGCCAGAGCCTGATGCCATGATGAAAGAGGTGTGGGGCACATGGTTACCCCCTGGTCCAACTGGGAAGGGTCTGGAGCAGCCCCATAACCCTAGCAGAGAATCCACACCTACAAGTCCTACAGTGCACCCAGGCCCCCCTGGAGAGCCAAGGACCCATGGCCCTCCAGATGAGGaccccaggggtgtccctgtccctggggcAAGTGATACTCCAGAATCGTACCTGAGTGGGGGTTTGCCTacagcccccagcccagccacaGCAGGTGGTACCCAGAGCTGTGAGGTGTGAAGCCCATGGGGATGTACACAAGGCACAGAACAGGGGAGTTTCTTGAAGGGGTCTGAGGTTTGAAAGAGGCTGGTGGAAGGGGATGATGACGAAGGGTCTGGGGGGGAGTGGGATGTAGTGGATTTTATGAAGCTTCGCTCCTTTGCTCTCAGGGCCTGCTGGGGGGTCAGGGTACGCGGCTCCCGCTGCCCCAACGCAGGACGGTGCCCCGGGCCGGGGCCGGTGCGGCCGCTGAGGCTCCGGAGCGATGTGCCGGCAGAGGGCACCGGAGACCGGCCCAGCCCTTCCCCGTCCCACCGGCTGGGGGGCAGAGCTCTGACGCTCAGCTCTGCCCTACACGTAAATCCGGGAGGAGGCACCGGGCAGGATTAGTGCCGCCTTTTGCAGCCCTGTCTTCACGCTCTGTCCTCGCCACCTCTCCGCTTGATCCTTCCCTCCCGCAAAATCTGTGGCTCCTGATCCCTGAAGTGCAGCCACCCCGTGTGCCCAGACCTCCGATCACACAGTGATCACCCTGATCACAAAGTGGTCAGAGCAGAGATGTTCAGTGTCGCACACCAAAGCTCTGCCAGTGCACGAGTGCTGGGCTGCTTCTAAAATGCAGCTGCAACGCTCACACCATTTGCAGCTGGGGACGCAGCACCCCAAATAAAATCAGGTCAGCGGGGCAGGTGGAGGAAAAGAGTAGGTGTTTGACCCCCGAAACAGGGGCTGAGCATCAGCTAAGTCTCCTAAACCCTCTGCAGGAGACAGCAAAGCGAGGGGCAGTCGATGCACTGGAGGACAGGGCTGCCATTCACAGAgccttgacaggctggagaaatgacCTGGCAGGAACCAACTGACATTTAACAGACGTGGGATAACCCCGTGGAATaggacaggcagggagcaggaggaagctTTGCAGGAAGGGATCTGGATGCTGGTGGACAGCAAGTTGaagttttctgcctttcagagtAATTGATATAATAATTTTGGACTTTTGAAAAGGTCTTTGTCAGGACCTCTCTGGAGTGgagttggttttatttttaaaactgatgtCTGACCTAAGACCAGCACAAGCCAAAGGGTTTCTGGTGCCTTGGCTGTACCTGGAGAGGGTCAGAAGGCAGCGCAGGTACCTGAAGTGCCTAAAGTCTCTAAAGTGCTGCTCACTGTGCATatgcagctggaaaacagagGTGCATGGGGCAATGCTCCCTCCCGCGGGGCTTGGTCAGCACCCAGTAATGTCACCTCAGGCACTAGGTCTGGGGgacagcagctctctgctcccCCCAGAGCTGCCACTTCTTTGGCCACAGAGAAGCACACGCCTCGATATCCCAAATGAGTGAGAGAAGTGGGGCAGACGGCCATGGTCGCTGTGGCGGGTGGTGGTCCATGCAGCATCCCCGCTCAGTTCTTCCAGAGCCACCCAGGGAGGGTGGGGAGTTCCTGACTCTGCGGGAAGCCCTGAAGCCCCAGACCTGCACCCCAGGGCAAAGGGAGGACCCACAATGCCGAACTGCAGGTGCCCTGTCCCACGGGAACAGCCACAGCCAGAGGCTGGACGGCTGCCCCGTGGGTGAACCCTCTGTGAGATCCCCAGTGGTGCTCAGGGTCATGGCAAGGAAGATGAAAACCCGTCCGGGTAGCTCCGTGCTGTGCTGCCAGACATGCTTTTCCTGCCCGATGGTCCCGGAGAACAGCGGGACTGCTCCAGCCCTACTCTCAAACCTCCCCGCCCTGCACGGTGGTACGTAATTAATTATCCCATGTAAAATAAAGCAATCTTGGAACAACAGAACAATTAACAGGAGAGTTGAAAAGAAACCTGTTGCCAGGTCAGGTGCTGACTGATGGCGAGGACGCCAGACAGGGGAAGATCCACATTCACTGTTTCTCAGGGAAAGGACCAATTTGCATCTTTAATTATAATTCTTTACATCTTACCCATGAGCATCTCTCACACACTAAATTTTAGCCTGGCCACGTCTGCACCCGTTGAATATATTTGCAGGTTTGAACAAAACCTGGGAGGTGACAGAGGTGAGCTGTCCCAGAGCTCCGTGCATGCTCTGCTGTGCCGTCCCTGTGTTCGCTCACACCAGTCTGTGCACGCTCACATCGTGCACACTCACCCTGCTCTGAGCATGTACTTGCTGctctgtgcacacttgcactGTGCACACAGCACACTCACCCTGTTTCCTGCACAGACGCAGTGTTTTGCATATGTTTGCACTGTGCACATGTGCACTCTCACTGTGCTCTGTGCACTCTCACCCTGCTCCGTGAACTCTTGCCCTGCTCCGTGCACTCTCACTGTGCTCCCTGCACTCTCACCGTGTTCCACTCTCACCGTGTTCCCTGCACTCTCACCCTGCTCTGTGCACTCTCACCCTGCTCCGTGCACTCTCACTGTGCTCTGTGCACTCTCACCATGCTCCGTGCACTCTCACTATGCTCCATGCGCTCTCACCCTGCTCTGTGCACTCTCGCCGTGCTCTGTGCACTCTCACTGTGCTCTGTGCACTCTCACTATGCTCCGTGCACTCTCACCCTGCTCCGTGCACTCTCGCCGTGCTCTGTGCACTCTCACTGTGCTCTGTGCACTCTCACTATGCTCCGTGCACTCTCACCCTGCTCCGTGCACTCTCGCCGTGCTCTGTGCACTCTCACTGTGCTCTGCGTGCTCTCTGCAGACCTGCCCTGACACGCACGTTCTGCTCCTCTTCTGTTCCTCTTGATTTTCCTTTGATTGTAATGGCACCCAGGTGAAACTGGAGCAGCAGTTGCTCCTCGTGGTCGAGACAAAGTTAAGCCGTGGAGCTTCGCCAGGTGGTGCTGTGATCCTTGTCGGTGGAGCCGGGCCTCCACTGAGCTCTGGGATGTGGCCAGACAGAGGCCACCAGATGCTCAGCAGATGCTCTGGTAGAAGTTGAGGTGGGTAGGGATTTGAGGTGACTCCAGAGCAGGAGTTTTAGGGGTCTGATTGTTTTGTCAAGCTGCAGTAAGTGGCTGCGAGCTGCTCGTGTCTCTGGTGCTGGAGGTCGCACAGACTTGTGAGCTtagtgggacagagggacacagaGCTACAGGGACCAGCAAGAATATCACATGGAGGCTTCTCCTGCATCATCTCACTGGAGTTTCGGGGGTTTCCTCTTTATCAAAGTTCCAATCCAGGTATAAGCAGGACTCTGGCAAGTTCTGCTGCCATGGAGCACACTAAGTGCCTATCGGTGTTCACAGACAGTGAAGCTGAACTGGGAAGATCAAAGCACAGTCATGCTGTTTGTCAGCAAGATTGAGCCAGGGACATCAGTCCCATGATCTGGTCTAACATCACTGGGAACCACGGTGGCACTTTCAAAGGTGTTGATCCATATGCGCCGTGCCCCATCAGTCCGCAGCACCCACTGTCGGGGAAAGAGCCCTCACCAAACCACCGCCTGGACACGGTCCTTCCCGGCAACACCACACAGCCACAGTCGTGCTGCCCAGCAGGGTCTGCTGGAGAGTCTTCTGGAGGCCCCGTGCAAGCCCTGTCTGGCATCTGATGTCCCACGTAGCTCACGATGCTGCTCCTAGGCCCATGGGAAGCCTCAGTGGTTCGGTGTGGTGCCGTGCCACCAGTGCGCTCTGGCAGAAGTGTGACTGGGCAGCGCACCAGATAGCGTTTGCTGGGACGGTTGTGGACACCAATGGGACACAGCAGGACCAACTCAGGCTGGGCAGAGGCTGAAGACACGCATAGActcacagactcacagaatgtcatgggttgaagggacctggaaagctcacccagtgcaatccccccatggagcaggaacacccagatgaggttacacaggaaggtgtccaggcgggttggaatgtctgcacaaaaggagactccacaacccccctgggcagcctgggccaggctctgccaccctcacccccaacaagtttcttctcatctttcagtggaacctcctgtgttccagtttgcacccattgccccttgtcctgtcactggttgtcacccagaagagcctggctccatcctcctgacactccccctttccatcttgatccccaggaatgagtcccccctcagtctcctcttgtccagctccagagccccagctccctcagcctttcctcacacgggagatgctccactccctccagcatcttggtggctgcgctggactctctccagcagttccctgtcctgctggaactgaggggccacagctggacacaatattccaggtgtggtctccccagggcagagcagaggggcaggagaacctctctcgacctggTCACTTCATTGTCAGCAGGGCGGGAGCTCCACACACACATCCCCTGGGTGCACTGGTTCTGCTGGAGGATGGGACTGGTTGCAACCTCAGTGGGACTCATTGGGAGTTTGATAAAGCAGGAACCATCTGAGACAGGGAAGGGCGTTCAGACAACAGCTCCTCTTTCAAATCTAACCTCAGGGTTTCTGATGATAACTTTGTTTCCCCCATTCTGGCTCAGGCTTGGATTTGAATTCGAATGGGAAGGTGCAATAACATCTTTAGCCTGGAGCAACACAGACTGGCTTGTCTCCCACTTGGAGCTGCACAAGGAATTCCTGCTCTTCCTGGCCCCTccgcagggacagggagcagcgGCAGCTTAGCTCCAGACTGGCCACCAAGGGGTTAAGTCCCAgacctttttttcctgctctgcctCCTTATGAGGAACAGCCTTTGCGGGGCTGCAGAAagggtctttctttccccagcaGATCTCTGGGAATGAAAAGTCTGTGTTCCAGATATTAAATTACTCATAAAATAGTTGGCCTGTCCCTGAGGCGGCTCGGCAACCCCCCAGCCCCCGCCGCCCGCTCTGACGGGCTGCTGATGTGCATCTGCATGTCACCTCCTGCTACAAGGTCAATCTCTCCAATTTAAAGCAG
This genomic interval from Columba livia isolate bColLiv1 breed racing homer chromosome 21, bColLiv1.pat.W.v2, whole genome shotgun sequence contains the following:
- the LOC106145645 gene encoding complement C1q subcomponent subunit B, encoding MKVLLKKEQELKIKKGCGPDPFTTALAANICFPSWSFHGTTLVCPAPSPGSCNEVFKMQTLWVVLICLAGGQLASAKLCETYGYIPGIPGIPGQPGKNGRDGDNGLKGERGPPGQVEHEEDIGENGDPGVPGYPGKIGPRGPPGFRGPPGVMGPPGPPGDSGDYESTFKSAFSAARTISSYPRRDQPVRFDRIITNEKGHYENRYGRFICQVPGIYYFTYHVTSRANLCLSVKKGQSRTRAEKVVTFCDYVQSSYQVTTGGVVLKMAVNESVWLEPTEKNSLMGIEGSDSIFSGFLIFPGA